The following proteins come from a genomic window of Aspergillus luchuensis IFO 4308 DNA, chromosome 3, nearly complete sequence:
- a CDS encoding GNAT family N-acetyltransferase (COG:S;~EggNog:ENOG410QE17;~InterPro:IPR016181,IPR000182;~PFAM:PF13508,PF13673,PF08445,PF00583;~go_function: GO:0008080 - N-acetyltransferase activity [Evidence IEA]), translated as MPPADLTPSLTISDIHSLKRDQALEILAQISRVEKKTFPANEAFSFGEELWRKKPNTRVLYVTRAPSAPGDVRPTLLAYAVYVRQKGIALLHKVCVGEAHRRQGVAMRLMNYIRARLQSEGCQQIQLWVDKARSPARSLYVRNGFKERDQIPDYYAPGRTGIKMVLDL; from the coding sequence ATGCCGCCAGCGGATCTGACTCCCAGTCTGACCATCTCAGACATCCATTCCTTGAAGAGAGACCAGGCCCTGGAGATTCTTGCCCAGATTTCACGcgtcgagaagaagaccttCCCCGCTAACGAGGCATTCAGTTTCGGTGAGGAACTCTGGCGCAAGAAACCCAACACGAGGGTTCTGTATGTGACCCGTGCACCATCGGCTCCGGGTGATGTCCGCCCAACCTTGCTGGCCTATGCGGTCTACGTTCGTCAGAAGGGAATAGCCCTACTGCACAAAGTTTGCGTGGGTGAAGCCCATCGCCGCCAGGGTGTCGCGATGCGGCTCATGAACTATATCCGAGCTCGTCTACAGAGCGAGGGGTGTCAGCAGATCCAGCTATGGGTCGACAAAGCCCGCTCGCCCGCTAGATCTCTATACGTCCGCAATGGCTTCAAGGAGCGTGACCAGATCCCGGACTATTATGCGCCAGGGCGTACCGGGATCAAGATGGTTCTCGATCTTTAG
- a CDS encoding mitotic-spindle organizing protein 1 (COG:Z;~EggNog:ENOG410PS3P;~InterPro:IPR022214;~PFAM:PF12554;~go_component: GO:0008274 - gamma-tubulin ring complex [Evidence IEA];~go_process: GO:0033566 - gamma-tubulin complex localization [Evidence IEA]) has translation MPSQADDKRQAAREVIDILHEISTLLNTNLDRTELSLCVSLIENGVNPDALAAVIKDLRKESGVPRGFANEQQQQQGLPE, from the exons ATGCCCTCCCAAGCCGACGACAAACGCCAGGCCGCCCGCGAAGTTATTGACATTCTTCACGAGATTTCCACCCTTCTT AACACTAATTTAGACCGCACGGAGCTGTCGCTTTGTGTGTCCTTGATTGAGAATGGAGTCAATCCGGATGCTCTTGCT GCGGTCATTAAGGATCTAAGAAAAGAATCTGGTGTGCCGCGCGGGTTCGCgaatgagcagcagcagcagcagggttTGCCGGAGTGA